The following coding sequences are from one Acidobacteriota bacterium window:
- a CDS encoding RNA-binding S4 domain-containing protein, whose amino-acid sequence MAKTREDEDAPLTEVRLDVWLDVACLFPTRSQAAAACAGGKVDLNGHASAAHKLLRAGDRLSITFARGKRTFVVKGLAERHVKKADARALFEETTPPPSPEVLEARRLERMFAPKDAGGARPTKKERRQRERTRGW is encoded by the coding sequence ATGGCGAAGACGCGCGAGGACGAGGACGCTCCACTCACCGAGGTCCGGCTGGACGTGTGGCTGGACGTGGCGTGCCTCTTCCCGACGCGCTCGCAGGCGGCTGCGGCGTGTGCCGGCGGCAAGGTGGACCTGAACGGCCACGCGTCCGCCGCGCACAAGCTCCTCCGCGCGGGAGACCGCCTGTCGATCACGTTCGCCCGCGGCAAGCGCACGTTCGTCGTGAAGGGGCTTGCCGAGCGGCACGTGAAGAAGGCCGACGCGCGCGCCCTCTTCGAGGAGACGACGCCGCCCCCCTCCCCGGAGGTTCTCGAGGCACGGAGGCTCGAACGGATGTTCGCGCCGAAGGACGCGGGCGGCGCCCGTCCCACGAAGAAGGAACGGCGGCAGCGCGAGAGGACGCGCGGGTGGTGA
- the lepB gene encoding signal peptidase I, translated as MSRPGRFAETAEAVLVAAALALFVKTFVFQIFHVPTSSMEDAVLAGDRIVVDKVAYAPHAGPWARFLPYRTLTRGDVVVFRDPRDASRDLLKRAVATGGDTVEQRAKELRVNGFARDESFVVHRDATTYGADAPAALAKRDSFGPVAVPEGRFFAMGDNRDDSQDSRFWGPAPAANLEGRAVCVLWSWAPSDRTFSGRGAALRRTLDTGLHFLVRTRWNRTFRAVR; from the coding sequence GTGAGCCGCCCCGGGCGCTTCGCGGAGACGGCCGAAGCCGTCCTCGTGGCGGCGGCGCTCGCGCTCTTCGTCAAGACCTTCGTCTTCCAGATCTTCCACGTCCCCACGTCGTCCATGGAGGACGCCGTGCTCGCGGGAGACCGGATCGTCGTGGACAAGGTCGCCTACGCGCCCCACGCGGGGCCGTGGGCGCGGTTTCTGCCCTACCGGACCCTGACGCGGGGCGACGTCGTCGTGTTCCGCGACCCGCGCGACGCCTCGCGCGACCTCCTGAAGCGCGCGGTCGCGACGGGCGGCGACACGGTGGAGCAGCGCGCAAAGGAGCTGCGCGTGAACGGCTTTGCCCGGGACGAATCCTTCGTCGTCCACCGCGACGCCACGACGTACGGCGCGGACGCTCCGGCGGCGCTCGCGAAGCGCGACTCCTTCGGGCCGGTCGCGGTGCCGGAGGGCCGGTTCTTCGCGATGGGGGACAACCGGGACGACTCGCAGGATTCACGCTTCTGGGGGCCGGCCCCGGCCGCGAACCTCGAGGGCCGGGCCGTCTGCGTTCTCTGGTCGTGGGCGCCCTCCGACCGGACGTTTTCGGGCCGGGGCGCGGCGTTACGCCGGACGCTCGACACCGGGTTACACTTTTTGGTCAGGACCCGCTGGAACCGGACGTTCCGGGCGGTTCGTTGA
- the lepA gene encoding elongation factor 4, giving the protein MTDPSRIRNFSIVAHIDHGKTTLSDRILEITGALTAREMTEQVLDDNPIEKERGITIKARSVTLKYRAEDGRDYTLNLIDTPGHVDFTYEVSRSLAACEGAVLVVDATQGVEAQTLANAYLAIHNDLTIVPCINKVDLPSAVPEMAREQIEEVIGIPARHAVLTSGKVGTGVRDLLEQIVHDIPAPKGDPAAPLKALLFDSWFDVYRGVTCLVRVHEGTIRPGMKIRMMGTGFGGEVQEVGIFNPKPLVVPELSVGEVGYVIAGIKDLHAAKIGDTVTETERPTAEAFPGFLDVKPMVFASIFPTETEAYEDLRDAMEKLRLNDASFTFEPESSTALGFGFRCGYLGLLHMEIIQERLEREFNLSLITTAPSVPYRITTTRGQELEISNPVKLPDVQLIQEMREPYILATIITKDEFLGGILALAQERRGTQVSLEYAGTQRAVLKYELPLNEVILDFYDKLKSLSRGYASFDYQLIDYRPGDLVKLDVLINGEPVDALAFIVHRDKAQTKGRSIVEKMKEMIPQQMFEVVIQAAIGSKILARSTVRAMRKNVIAKCYGGDITRKKKLLEKQKEGKRRMKKVGRVDLPQEAFLAVLKVDS; this is encoded by the coding sequence ATGACCGACCCCTCGCGCATCCGCAACTTCTCGATCGTCGCTCACATCGACCACGGGAAGACGACGCTCTCCGACCGGATCCTCGAGATCACGGGCGCGCTGACCGCCCGCGAAATGACCGAGCAGGTCCTCGACGACAACCCGATCGAGAAGGAGCGCGGGATCACGATCAAGGCGCGCTCCGTCACGCTCAAGTACCGGGCCGAGGACGGACGGGACTACACGCTGAACCTCATCGACACGCCCGGGCACGTGGACTTCACCTACGAGGTGTCGCGCTCCCTCGCCGCGTGCGAAGGCGCGGTCCTCGTCGTCGACGCGACGCAGGGCGTCGAGGCCCAGACGCTCGCAAACGCGTACCTCGCGATCCACAACGACCTCACGATCGTCCCGTGCATCAACAAGGTCGACCTCCCGTCCGCCGTGCCCGAGATGGCGCGCGAGCAGATCGAGGAGGTCATCGGGATCCCGGCCCGCCACGCGGTCCTGACGTCCGGCAAGGTCGGGACGGGCGTGCGCGACCTGCTCGAGCAGATCGTCCACGACATTCCGGCGCCGAAGGGCGACCCCGCGGCGCCGCTGAAGGCGCTCCTCTTCGACTCGTGGTTCGACGTCTACCGCGGCGTCACGTGCCTCGTGCGGGTGCACGAGGGGACGATCCGGCCGGGCATGAAGATCCGGATGATGGGGACGGGCTTCGGCGGCGAGGTTCAGGAGGTCGGGATCTTCAACCCGAAGCCGCTCGTCGTGCCCGAGCTCTCCGTGGGCGAGGTCGGCTACGTCATCGCGGGCATCAAGGACCTCCACGCCGCCAAGATCGGCGACACCGTCACGGAGACCGAACGTCCGACCGCTGAAGCATTCCCCGGCTTTTTGGACGTCAAGCCGATGGTCTTCGCGTCGATCTTCCCGACGGAGACGGAAGCGTACGAGGACCTGCGCGACGCGATGGAGAAGCTCCGGCTGAACGACGCGTCCTTCACGTTCGAGCCCGAGTCCTCGACGGCACTCGGGTTCGGCTTCCGGTGCGGGTACCTCGGCCTCCTGCACATGGAGATCATCCAGGAGCGCCTCGAGCGCGAGTTCAACCTCTCGCTCATCACGACGGCGCCGTCGGTCCCGTACCGGATCACGACCACGCGCGGCCAGGAGCTCGAGATCTCGAACCCCGTGAAGCTCCCCGACGTGCAGCTCATCCAGGAGATGCGCGAGCCGTACATCCTCGCGACGATCATCACGAAGGACGAGTTCCTCGGCGGGATCCTCGCGCTGGCCCAGGAGCGGCGCGGCACGCAGGTCTCGCTCGAGTACGCGGGCACGCAGCGCGCCGTCCTCAAGTACGAGCTTCCCCTGAACGAGGTCATCCTCGACTTCTACGACAAGCTCAAGTCGCTCTCCCGGGGCTACGCGTCGTTCGACTACCAGCTCATCGACTACAGGCCCGGCGACCTCGTGAAGCTCGACGTCCTCATCAACGGCGAGCCCGTGGACGCGCTCGCGTTCATCGTCCACCGCGACAAGGCGCAGACGAAGGGCCGCTCGATCGTGGAGAAGATGAAGGAGATGATCCCGCAGCAGATGTTCGAGGTCGTCATCCAGGCGGCGATCGGCTCGAAAATCCTGGCGCGTTCGACCGTGAGGGCGATGCGCAAGAACGTCATCGCGAAGTGCTACGGCGGCGACATCACGCGCAAGAAGAAGCTGCTCGAAAAGCAGAAGGAAGGCAAGCGGCGCATGAAGAAGGTCGGCCGCGTCGACCTCCCGCAAGAGGCCTTCCTCGCCGTCCTCAAGGTCGACTCGTGA
- a CDS encoding phosphatase PAP2 family protein, translating to MVRRLARPRLYEIVLLADVVLVAFLLRTRARMNVDLLRTLLDMRQFVAITGTVLLAGVLVRALLAGRRGKRRGAARLRALLRPRSLPDLARFLAVLTLTSWAYSWLKVALPLLRPDVLFDPGLFRIETALHLGVNPGRFLQGLFPYPALWRTLDVYYGAFIWTVMAGLAWFGAALSVRDRARFAAGFTLLWVFGAWFYFAVPSLGPCYVLKDDYTEVRAAMPGQSATMDLLFAHYGRIRSLHRHPEGFDISPYLGVAAMPSLHVAAQAFLMFFARRRSKALFALFAALTAVTLFTSVVSGWHYAIDGYAGLLLAWACEAAGRRSVPPA from the coding sequence GTGGTGAGGCGCCTCGCGCGCCCGAGACTCTACGAGATCGTCCTCCTCGCCGACGTCGTTCTCGTCGCGTTCCTCCTCCGGACGCGCGCAAGGATGAACGTCGATCTCCTGAGGACCCTGCTCGACATGCGCCAGTTCGTCGCGATCACGGGAACCGTTCTGCTCGCGGGCGTTCTCGTGCGCGCGCTCCTCGCGGGGCGCCGCGGGAAGAGGCGCGGGGCGGCCCGGCTCCGCGCGCTCCTCCGGCCGAGGTCCCTCCCGGACCTGGCGCGGTTCCTGGCGGTCCTCACGCTCACGTCCTGGGCCTACAGCTGGCTCAAGGTCGCGCTCCCGCTCCTCCGTCCCGACGTCCTCTTCGACCCGGGCCTCTTCCGGATCGAGACGGCGCTTCATCTGGGCGTGAATCCCGGGCGCTTCCTCCAGGGCCTCTTTCCCTATCCGGCTCTGTGGCGCACTCTCGACGTCTATTACGGCGCGTTCATCTGGACCGTCATGGCGGGCCTCGCCTGGTTCGGGGCGGCGCTCTCCGTCCGCGACCGCGCGCGTTTCGCGGCGGGCTTCACCCTCCTCTGGGTCTTCGGCGCGTGGTTCTACTTCGCGGTGCCGTCGCTCGGGCCGTGTTACGTCCTCAAGGACGACTACACGGAGGTCCGCGCCGCGATGCCGGGGCAGTCCGCGACGATGGACCTCCTCTTCGCGCACTACGGCCGGATCCGTTCGCTCCACCGCCACCCGGAGGGGTTCGACATCTCCCCGTATCTCGGCGTGGCCGCGATGCCGTCGCTGCACGTCGCGGCCCAGGCGTTCCTCATGTTCTTCGCGCGCCGGCGGTCGAAGGCGCTCTTCGCCCTCTTCGCGGCGCTGACCGCCGTGACCCTCTTCACCTCCGTCGTGAGCGGGTGGCACTACGCGATCGACGGGTACGCGGGCCTCCTCCTCGCGTGGGCCTGCGAGGCGGCGGGAAGGCGCAGCGTCCCGCCCGCGTAA
- the pyrF gene encoding orotidine-5'-phosphate decarboxylase — translation MPDARARLAVALDLPDRAALLAMARRVAPEAGVLKLGLEAFVAEGPALVREVVASGADVFLDLKLHDIPNTVGRAAAAAAATGAAIVNCHASGGRDMLRAFGDGGREAAAKAGRPAPRLIAVTILTSLDASALAAIGVAGTPREAAVRLAALAQESGLDGVVCSPEEITAIRAACGKDFLLVVPGVRPAGTALGDQKRVATPAEAIRAGADILVVGRPITGATDPAAAARAIVAGIAAAL, via the coding sequence TTGCCTGACGCGCGCGCACGCCTCGCCGTCGCGCTGGATCTCCCGGACCGGGCCGCGCTCCTCGCGATGGCGCGCCGCGTCGCCCCCGAGGCCGGCGTCCTCAAGCTCGGCCTCGAGGCCTTCGTGGCGGAAGGGCCGGCGCTCGTCCGCGAGGTCGTCGCGTCCGGCGCGGACGTGTTCCTCGACCTCAAGCTCCACGACATTCCGAACACCGTCGGCCGCGCCGCGGCCGCGGCCGCCGCGACGGGCGCGGCGATCGTGAACTGTCACGCCTCCGGCGGGCGCGACATGCTGCGAGCCTTCGGCGACGGAGGCCGCGAGGCCGCCGCGAAGGCCGGCCGCCCCGCGCCTCGGCTCATCGCCGTCACGATCCTGACGTCTCTGGACGCGAGCGCGCTCGCCGCGATCGGCGTCGCCGGGACGCCGCGCGAGGCCGCCGTGCGTCTCGCCGCGCTCGCGCAGGAATCGGGCCTCGACGGCGTGGTCTGCTCGCCGGAGGAGATCACGGCGATCCGCGCCGCGTGCGGGAAGGACTTCCTCCTCGTGGTGCCGGGCGTGCGCCCCGCGGGCACGGCGCTCGGCGACCAGAAGCGCGTGGCGACGCCCGCCGAAGCGATCCGCGCAGGGGCGGACATTCTCGTCGTCGGCCGCCCGATCACGGGCGCAACGGATCCCGCCGCCGCGGCGCGCGCGATCGTCGCCGGGATCGCCGCCGCGCTCTGA
- a CDS encoding dihydroorotate dehydrogenase, giving the protein MMAVDLAVQMGRLRLKNPIATASGTFGYGLEFADYLDLSALGAISVKGLSHRPCHGNPPPRICETDAGMLNAIGLQNVGVDAFLAEKLPELHAKGATVIANVWGDAEEDYVAVVERIGADRRIAAIELNVSCPNVVKGGMIFGNNPQALAALVKKVRAATPHVLVVKLSPNVTDIVAVAQAAVDAGADALSLINTLVGLAIDLETRTPKIGFTTGGLSGPAIRPIALRMVWEVRKALPKIPIFGMGGIETVENVVEFLVAGANAVQIGTANFRDPSLAGRLVGELSAWCAERKIARAADLVGTLKTRPREDHRFA; this is encoded by the coding sequence CTGATGGCCGTCGACCTCGCCGTCCAGATGGGGCGCCTGCGCCTGAAGAATCCGATCGCGACGGCCTCGGGCACGTTCGGCTACGGCCTCGAGTTCGCGGACTACCTCGACCTCTCGGCGCTCGGCGCGATCTCCGTCAAGGGCCTCTCGCACCGGCCGTGCCACGGCAACCCGCCGCCCCGCATCTGCGAGACGGACGCGGGGATGCTGAACGCGATCGGCCTCCAGAACGTCGGCGTCGACGCGTTCCTCGCCGAGAAGCTCCCCGAGCTCCACGCGAAGGGCGCGACGGTGATCGCGAACGTCTGGGGCGATGCCGAGGAGGACTACGTCGCGGTCGTCGAGCGCATCGGCGCCGACCGCCGGATCGCGGCGATCGAGCTGAACGTCTCCTGCCCGAACGTCGTGAAGGGCGGGATGATCTTCGGCAACAATCCGCAGGCTCTGGCGGCGCTCGTGAAGAAGGTCCGGGCCGCCACGCCGCACGTCCTCGTCGTGAAGCTCTCCCCCAACGTGACGGACATCGTCGCGGTCGCGCAGGCGGCCGTGGACGCCGGGGCGGACGCTCTCTCGCTCATCAACACGCTCGTCGGCCTCGCGATCGACCTCGAGACGCGGACGCCGAAAATCGGCTTCACGACCGGCGGCCTGTCGGGCCCGGCGATCCGCCCGATCGCCCTCCGGATGGTCTGGGAGGTCCGCAAGGCGCTCCCGAAGATCCCGATCTTCGGGATGGGCGGGATCGAGACGGTCGAGAACGTCGTCGAGTTCCTCGTCGCCGGCGCGAACGCCGTCCAGATCGGCACGGCGAACTTCCGGGATCCCTCGCTCGCGGGCCGGCTCGTCGGCGAGCTTTCCGCCTGGTGCGCGGAGCGGAAGATCGCGCGCGCCGCCGACCTCGTCGGAACCCTGAAGACGAGGCCGCGCGAGGACCACCGGTTTGCCTGA
- the tsaD gene encoding tRNA (adenosine(37)-N6)-threonylcarbamoyltransferase complex transferase subunit TsaD translates to MSGQSGPFGPGGLLLAFETSCDETAVALLDREGRARASRIASQEDAHRAFGGVVPEIAARAHLQNLPPLLEAVLADAGVTLADVSAVAATAGPGLVGALLVGLSEGKGVALGLGVPFVPVHHIEAHALSAFVDPAGAPAAPVPERFGALVVSGGHTHLYRFSGARIDRLARTRDDAAGEAFDKVAKMAGLGYPGGPAVDRLARRGRAARPFAVPQFKDRSADFSFSGLKTSVRERLGEIGRAPVSGLPSGPALAADDAPQELADLMADVEAAIVDQLVDRVERIAREERFEVLTVSGGVAANTLVRERLPAWGKTRGVDVRVAPRALTGDNAVMIGFAGLRRLAEGRLGEGLAAVARSRWPLESLP, encoded by the coding sequence ATGAGCGGCCAGAGCGGCCCCTTCGGCCCGGGCGGACTCCTTCTCGCGTTCGAGACGTCCTGCGACGAGACGGCCGTCGCCCTCCTCGACCGAGAGGGCCGCGCGCGCGCCTCCCGGATCGCCTCGCAGGAAGACGCGCACCGCGCCTTCGGCGGCGTCGTGCCCGAGATCGCGGCTCGGGCGCACCTTCAGAACCTCCCGCCGCTCCTCGAGGCCGTGCTCGCGGACGCGGGCGTGACGCTCGCCGACGTCTCGGCCGTCGCCGCGACGGCGGGCCCGGGCCTCGTCGGCGCGCTCCTCGTCGGACTGTCGGAGGGAAAGGGCGTCGCGCTCGGTCTCGGCGTGCCGTTCGTCCCCGTCCACCACATCGAAGCGCACGCGCTGTCGGCGTTCGTCGACCCCGCGGGCGCGCCGGCCGCGCCCGTGCCGGAGCGCTTCGGCGCCCTCGTCGTCTCGGGCGGGCACACGCACCTCTACCGGTTCTCCGGAGCGCGCATCGACCGCCTCGCGCGGACGCGCGACGACGCGGCGGGCGAGGCCTTCGACAAGGTCGCGAAGATGGCCGGCCTGGGCTATCCCGGCGGCCCCGCGGTGGACCGTCTCGCGCGCCGCGGGCGCGCCGCGCGGCCGTTTGCGGTCCCGCAGTTCAAGGACCGGTCGGCCGACTTCAGCTTCTCGGGGCTCAAGACCTCCGTGCGCGAGCGCCTCGGCGAGATCGGCCGCGCGCCGGTCTCGGGGCTGCCGTCCGGGCCCGCGCTCGCGGCGGACGATGCGCCGCAGGAGCTCGCCGACCTCATGGCCGACGTCGAGGCCGCAATCGTCGACCAGCTCGTGGACCGCGTGGAGCGCATCGCCCGCGAGGAGCGGTTCGAGGTCCTCACCGTCTCGGGCGGCGTCGCGGCGAATACGCTCGTGAGGGAGCGCCTCCCGGCGTGGGGAAAGACGCGCGGGGTCGACGTGCGCGTCGCGCCGCGCGCCCTGACGGGCGACAATGCCGTCATGATCGGCTTCGCGGGGCTGCGGCGACTGGCCGAGGGCCGCCTCGGCGAGGGCCTCGCGGCCGTGGCGCGCTCGCGCTGGCCGCTGGAGTCGCTCCCGTGA
- a CDS encoding TRC40/GET3/ArsA family transport-energizing ATPase, producing MRIILFTGKGGTGKTTVAAATGLTLAAQGLKTLVMSVDAAHSLADSFDLPGALTDKHRGEAVPVAENLWIQEVDVTEEIGRHWKDISGYITALLAVTGVEEVLAEELAIFPGMEEVSALLYVNRYAKEKAFDVLILDCAPTGESLRFVSLPPTLDWYMTKLFRIQRNILKVARPVARKVANVPLPPDRYFDNVQSLAEKLDGVDALLKDPKTTTVRLVTNAEKIVIKETQRAFMYFGLYGFTVDAVIVNRLLPGKMHDPFFDKWRKTQARFLEEAHRYFDPVPLFTLPLRDDQVLGPAALLSLGTELWAGRDAAASFRSVAPYRYTKQNGRYVLTLDLPFVAKEDVDLAVASGDLIVRIGNVRHHVPIPRTLAGFTPSGAKVEDGKLTVRFARATEAP from the coding sequence ATGCGGATCATCCTCTTCACGGGCAAGGGCGGCACCGGCAAGACGACGGTCGCGGCCGCGACGGGCCTGACGCTGGCGGCGCAGGGCCTGAAGACGCTCGTGATGTCCGTCGACGCCGCGCACTCGCTCGCCGATTCGTTCGACCTGCCGGGCGCCCTCACGGACAAGCACCGCGGCGAGGCCGTGCCGGTCGCGGAGAACCTCTGGATCCAGGAAGTGGACGTCACGGAGGAGATCGGGCGCCACTGGAAGGACATCTCGGGTTACATCACGGCGCTCCTCGCCGTGACGGGCGTCGAGGAGGTCCTCGCCGAGGAGCTCGCGATCTTCCCGGGGATGGAGGAGGTCTCCGCCCTCCTCTACGTGAACCGCTACGCGAAGGAGAAGGCGTTCGACGTCCTGATCCTCGACTGCGCCCCCACGGGCGAGTCCCTGCGCTTCGTCTCCCTGCCGCCGACGCTCGACTGGTACATGACGAAGCTCTTCCGGATTCAGCGCAACATCCTGAAGGTCGCGCGTCCCGTGGCCAGGAAGGTCGCGAACGTCCCGCTCCCGCCGGACCGGTACTTCGACAACGTGCAGTCGCTCGCCGAGAAGCTCGACGGCGTCGACGCGCTCCTGAAGGACCCGAAGACGACGACCGTCCGCCTCGTCACGAACGCGGAAAAGATCGTGATCAAGGAGACACAGCGCGCCTTCATGTACTTCGGCCTTTACGGGTTCACCGTGGACGCCGTGATCGTGAACCGTCTCCTCCCCGGGAAAATGCACGACCCGTTCTTCGACAAGTGGCGGAAGACCCAGGCGCGGTTCCTCGAGGAGGCGCACCGCTACTTCGACCCGGTTCCCCTCTTCACGCTCCCGCTCCGCGACGACCAGGTCCTCGGCCCGGCGGCGCTCCTCTCTCTCGGAACGGAGCTGTGGGCCGGCCGGGACGCGGCGGCGTCGTTCCGCTCGGTCGCGCCCTACCGGTACACCAAGCAGAACGGGCGCTACGTCCTCACGCTCGACCTTCCCTTCGTCGCGAAGGAGGACGTCGACCTCGCGGTCGCGTCGGGCGATCTCATCGTCCGCATCGGCAACGTCCGGCACCACGTCCCGATCCCGCGGACGCTCGCGGGCTTCACGCCCTCCGGCGCGAAGGTCGAGGACGGCAAGCTCACCGTGCGCTTCGCGCGCGCGACGGAGGCGCCCTGA
- a CDS encoding trypsin-like peptidase domain-containing protein — translation MSLVLLWIDSTGKPRVRVLRGSIRVGRSMEADVRLTDPSVAPLHATIDAGVSPPVVTAIAPLLVNEMPTRSQNLHEGDVLRFGKIDVTVSDAANEATDAAPPGVPRTLHRGPPAPTPPNAASSTTSFPFLRVAAVTLVIFGAAWAINSARTVKWRARLDPEDAKLAERRARGIKSLLKPDPEEPTSSRSAASVASRPSAPHVSPTTPATPSSSDNPINAALRSVVSITGEVRIDGTTQQVVGSGFFVSDSGMVLTNAHVMEHSGIYSGRTFDGRRLSLSDRERSREVDLGLFVAIGEGPFPPLPFGTSKGLSYGEQVYAIGSPLAQELSFSVTRGIVSSPLRLFSGHAYLQHDAAINPGNSGGPLVDAQGRLVGVNTWKIVGGVQGLGFAIPVEIVEATLAGWKAGPTSPPGSAGGAAPISASPLGQEGGRAPSPQAGGKGRFSAAEATTPDKVRAERVAGRPWSNGLLVTGELVNSGDSHERGVVEISAMRRDGTVLRGLESFNGLAPRGRQAFSRELLAPTQSSDPRSLRFETAATRVHLLPHLNSWDPGAKEYMESVACLGYWGKPVVNEKTKEVDQVEVHVRSSCRVPVPAGRTWFILRVQVDRVIESWSSNTMARFLEDVPPYAEITQLLPARVKNDMRIGVEPWRP, via the coding sequence GTGAGTCTGGTTCTCCTCTGGATCGACTCGACCGGCAAGCCTCGCGTCCGTGTGCTCCGGGGATCGATCCGCGTCGGGCGGAGCATGGAAGCGGACGTCAGGCTCACCGACCCCTCCGTCGCCCCCCTCCATGCGACGATCGACGCGGGGGTTTCGCCGCCGGTCGTCACGGCCATAGCGCCGCTTCTGGTGAACGAGATGCCGACTCGGTCCCAGAACCTCCACGAGGGCGACGTCCTGCGTTTCGGGAAGATCGACGTGACCGTTTCGGACGCGGCAAACGAGGCGACGGACGCGGCTCCCCCGGGCGTCCCGAGGACGCTCCACCGCGGTCCTCCGGCTCCGACGCCGCCAAATGCCGCATCGTCCACGACGAGTTTCCCGTTCCTGCGAGTGGCGGCGGTCACGCTCGTGATTTTCGGAGCGGCGTGGGCGATCAACTCAGCGCGAACCGTGAAGTGGCGCGCGCGGCTCGACCCGGAGGATGCGAAACTCGCCGAGCGCCGGGCCAGGGGGATCAAGAGTCTGCTCAAACCTGACCCAGAGGAGCCGACTTCCTCCCGAAGCGCTGCCTCCGTTGCCAGCCGGCCGTCGGCACCTCACGTTTCACCCACAACGCCTGCAACGCCCTCCTCATCCGATAACCCGATAAATGCCGCATTGCGCTCGGTGGTCTCCATCACGGGCGAGGTCAGGATCGACGGCACCACACAGCAGGTCGTCGGTTCCGGCTTCTTCGTGTCGGACAGCGGGATGGTTCTCACGAACGCGCATGTCATGGAACACAGCGGGATCTATTCGGGTCGCACGTTTGACGGCCGGCGGCTGAGCCTCAGCGACCGCGAGAGGTCCAGGGAGGTCGACCTTGGTCTGTTCGTGGCGATCGGTGAGGGACCCTTTCCGCCCCTCCCGTTCGGGACATCGAAGGGCTTGAGCTACGGGGAGCAGGTGTACGCAATCGGCTCGCCGCTCGCGCAGGAGCTCAGCTTCTCCGTGACGCGCGGGATCGTGAGCAGCCCGCTTCGACTCTTCTCGGGGCACGCCTATCTCCAGCACGATGCGGCGATCAATCCAGGCAACAGCGGCGGACCGCTCGTGGACGCGCAAGGCCGACTTGTCGGCGTGAATACGTGGAAGATCGTCGGCGGTGTGCAGGGGCTCGGCTTCGCGATACCCGTCGAGATAGTGGAAGCGACGCTCGCGGGTTGGAAGGCGGGTCCCACCTCCCCGCCCGGCTCCGCTGGAGGCGCCGCGCCAATCTCTGCAAGCCCGTTGGGTCAGGAGGGCGGCCGGGCGCCTTCTCCGCAGGCAGGAGGGAAGGGCCGCTTTTCGGCTGCAGAAGCGACCACGCCGGACAAGGTGAGAGCCGAACGCGTTGCGGGAAGACCCTGGTCGAATGGCCTTCTCGTCACGGGAGAGCTCGTGAACAGCGGCGACAGCCATGAGAGAGGGGTCGTCGAGATCTCCGCGATGAGGCGCGACGGGACGGTCCTCAGGGGGCTCGAGAGCTTCAATGGCCTGGCGCCTCGAGGGCGCCAGGCATTCTCCCGCGAGCTCCTGGCCCCGACTCAGTCCTCGGACCCTCGAAGCCTGCGCTTCGAGACGGCGGCGACGAGAGTCCACCTCCTTCCGCACCTCAACAGCTGGGACCCCGGGGCCAAGGAGTACATGGAATCCGTTGCGTGTCTCGGATATTGGGGAAAGCCCGTCGTCAACGAGAAGACCAAGGAGGTCGATCAGGTTGAGGTCCACGTCCGGAGTTCGTGTCGGGTACCGGTTCCGGCCGGAAGAACGTGGTTCATCCTCCGGGTTCAGGTCGACCGGGTCATCGAGTCCTGGTCCAGCAACACCATGGCGCGGTTCTTAGAAGACGTGCCTCCATACGCGGAAATCACCCAGCTCCTGCCCGCCAGAGTCAAGAATGACATGAGGATCGGGGTGGAACCGTGGCGCCCTTGA
- a CDS encoding dihydroorotate dehydrogenase electron transfer subunit, whose translation MAVNETLRVLRTLHYDAAHYSLFLQAGTIGPAAKAGNFAMLQAGDGLRPYLRRAFSIADVTTVAGVPAIEFVVKAVGVGTGALGRLPEGTPVPVLGPLGVPFPTDDLKTGDRVALVAGGIGLAPLVLLARTLAARGLAADLYYGGRNENDILKRADFERFLGQHRCRYATDDGSLGRRGRVTDLFAHALDGGTSYRRVFACGPLPMFRTLAAIVEKAGLDASFAMESEMACGFGVCLGCVAPTTDGRFATICKEGPCVPPSFIDWKKV comes from the coding sequence ATGGCCGTCAACGAAACGCTTCGCGTCCTCCGCACGCTGCACTACGACGCGGCGCACTATTCGTTGTTCCTCCAGGCCGGCACGATCGGCCCGGCGGCGAAGGCGGGAAACTTCGCGATGTTGCAGGCCGGGGACGGCCTCCGGCCGTACCTCCGGCGGGCGTTCTCGATCGCGGACGTCACGACGGTCGCCGGCGTTCCCGCGATCGAGTTCGTCGTGAAGGCCGTCGGCGTCGGCACGGGAGCGCTCGGGCGGCTCCCCGAGGGCACGCCGGTGCCCGTGCTCGGCCCGCTCGGCGTCCCCTTCCCGACGGACGACCTCAAGACCGGCGACCGCGTGGCCCTCGTCGCGGGCGGGATCGGCCTCGCGCCGCTCGTCCTCCTCGCGCGCACCCTCGCGGCGCGCGGCCTCGCCGCGGACCTCTACTACGGCGGCCGCAACGAGAACGACATCCTGAAGCGCGCCGACTTCGAGCGCTTCCTCGGCCAGCACCGCTGCCGCTACGCCACGGACGACGGCTCCCTCGGCCGGCGCGGGCGCGTGACGGACCTCTTCGCGCACGCCCTCGACGGCGGGACGTCCTACCGGCGCGTCTTCGCGTGCGGCCCGCTGCCGATGTTCCGCACCCTCGCCGCGATCGTCGAAAAGGCGGGCCTCGACGCTTCGTTCGCGATGGAGTCCGAGATGGCGTGCGGTTTCGGCGTCTGCCTCGGATGCGTCGCCCCGACGACGGACGGCCGCTTCGCGACGATCTGCAAGGAAGGGCCGTGCGTGCCCCCGTCCTTCATCGACTGGAAGAAGGTCTGA